One window of Nymphaea colorata isolate Beijing-Zhang1983 chromosome 1, ASM883128v2, whole genome shotgun sequence genomic DNA carries:
- the LOC116246123 gene encoding uncharacterized protein LOC116246123: MWFLCVFYHRLLDYRRPEVESLAELFGAFGDDSAAITNRSLQWELPENHHPDSPFHFVSLPSEEIAANIARRSLLVKGIYELWGQGINYEELEAKIKEFPDERKSPYLAEDSTFKITVDSFGKVLSLKEQNERIHMLEYIPFKGRVNLRKPDHKFWLMETDEYDLNNGLPPVAQRTIFFGREVGAADRKLLPTYQLKSRTYIGPTAMDAEIAFLMANQALARSGKLVYDPFVGTGSILIAAAHFGAMTMGADIDIRVVRDGRGPDCNVWSNFKQYGLPMPISLLRADNNLPPWRPGLEEVFDAIICDPPYGVRAGGRKSGGRKLLKGAVEPYTVPDDKRTDHIPSTAPYSLAECVHDLLDLAAQKLVMGGRLVFFYPVVREEGLTEGQFPTHECLTMIASCEQILSYRYSRYLLTMVKTTRYTDEFAELARKKHLQFKENHAKWLEESTLHSAVFSPVDSGTNGKGIDRDLKPKYRGKYV; this comes from the exons atgtggtTTCTGTGTGTGTTCTACCACCGGCTGCTGGACTACAGGAGGCCGGAGGTGGAGTCTCTGGCGGAGCTCTTCGGAGCTTTCGGCGACGACTCGGCAGCTATCACCAACAGGTCGCTGCAGTGGGAGTTGCCGGAGAACCACCATCCGGACTCTCCCTTCCACTTCGTCTCCCTTCCATCTGAGGAAATAGCGGCTAATATTGCTAGGAGAA GTCTTCTGGTAAAGGGCATATATGAACTTTGGGGGCAGGGGATTAACTATGAAGAATTAGAAGCAAAGATAAAAGAGTTTCCAGATGAGAGGAAATCACCGTACTTGGCAGAAGATAGCACATTCAAGATAACCGTGGATAGTTTTGGAAAGGTTCTCAGCTTAAAAGAGCAAAATGAAAGAATACACATGCTTGAGTACATTCCTTTCAAG GGCCGTGTTAATCTTCGAAAACCTGATCACAAGTTTTGGCTTATGGAAACTGATGAATATGATTTAAACAATGGTCTTCCCCCAGTAGCTCAAAGGACAATATTCTTTGGCCGTGAGGTTGGAGCAGCTGATAGGAAGCTTTTACCGACCTATCAGCTAAAAAGCCGTACTTATATAGGACCAACAGCAATGGATGCAGAAATAGCTTTTCTTATGGCTAACCAGGCACTAGCCAGGTCAGGGAAGCTTGTATATGACCCTTTTGTTGGTACAGGAAGCATTCTAATTGCAGCTGCGCACTTTGGAGCCATGACAATG GGTGCAGATATTGATATAAGGGTAGTTCGTGATGGGCGTGGTCCTGATTGCAATGTCTGGAGTAATTTTAAGCAG TATGGTTTACCTATGCCTATTTCGCTTCTAAGAGCAGATAACAACCTTCCACCTTGGCGTCCAGGACTTGAAGAG GTATTTGATGCAATAATATGTGATCCTCCGTATGGTGTTCGTGCTGGGGGGCGAAAGTCCGGTGGACGGAAATTGTTGAAGGGTGCTGTGGAGCCATACACGGTACCTGACGATAAGAGAACTGATCATATACCGTCAACAGCGCCATACAGTTTAGCTGAGTGTGTGCATGATTTGCTTGACCTAGCTGCTCAGAAGCTTGTGATGGGGGGCAGGCTTGTCTTTTTTTATCCAGTGGTAAGAGAAGAAGGTTTGACTGAAGGGCAGTTCCCTACTCATGAATGTTTGACCATGATTGCTTCTTGTGAACAAATACTTAGCTACAGGTACAGCAGGTATTTGCTAACTATGGTTAAAACTACAAGATATACCGATGAGTTTGCAGAATTGGCCAGGAAGAAACACTTGCAATTCAAGGAAAACCACGCTAAGTGGTTGGAAGAAAGTACTCTTCATTCAGCTGTTTTCAGCCCAGTTGATTCAGGAACAAATGGGAAGGGAATAGACAGGGACTTGAAACCAAAATACCGGGGGAAGTACGTCTAG
- the LOC116253806 gene encoding uncharacterized protein C57A10.07, with protein sequence MSQSFGQGSPKSFPAYPRGGEFDLESGISKKSRRPKNSRPELFKMIKSIGHRLHYHYKLHPLFVFLVSLATGLGIIIVLAVYENRFRGMGFQNKFELDSTVYPYPDLRNLVMVAGHSVYTSTSCEKVDGENSWFLESYQKHPGQAATFLQHIREGVEIAAKDKNALLLFSGGETRKDAGPRSEAQSYWSVADSKGWFGNQATVRSKALTEEHARDSFENLLFSVCRFRELTGVYPQNITVVSYDFKEERFAGLHRAAIGFPEARFFYLGTPASAASKDGAKKGEALARAQFQQDPYGCLGNLYRKKLKRDPFHRSVPYPNGCPELQGLFSYCGPLPYPGKLPWS encoded by the exons ATGAGTCAGTCATTTGGCCAAGGAAGCCCTAAATCCTTCCCTGCTTACCCGAGGGGTGGCGAGTTCGATTTGGAGTCCGGGATTAGCAAGAAATCAAGGAGGCCCAAAAATTCTCGTCCTGAATtgttcaaaatgatcaaatcgATCGGCCATCGTCTTCATTATCACTATAAACTGCACCCTCTTTTTGTGTTTCTCGTCTCTCTGGCTACCGGGCTTGGAATTATCATTGTCCTAGCAGTGTATGAGAACCGATTCAGGGGCATGGGCTTTCAAAACAAATTCGAACTGGATTCCACCGTGTATCCTTATCCGGATCTCAGGAATCTTGTGATGGTGGCGGGGCATTCGGTGTATACTAGTACCAGTTGTGAGAAGGTTGATGGAGAGAACTCATGGTTTCTGGAGTCGTATCAGAAGCATCCAGGGCAGGCTGCCACCTTTTTGCAGCATATTAGAGAGGGAGTTGAGATCGCAGCGAAAGATAAAAATGCATTGCTGTTATTCAGTGGTGGAGAGACCCGCAAGGACGCTGGGCCTCGTAGTGAAGCTCAGAGCTACTGGAGTGTTGCAGATTCCAAAGGCTGGTTTG GTAATCAGGCAACTGTCAGATCAAAAGCACTTACCGAGGAGCATGCAAGAGATAGTTTTGAGAATCTTCTTTTTAGTGTCTGCCGATTTCGTGAACTTACTGGTGTATATCCACAAAATATAACA GTTGTGAGCTATGATTTTAAGGAGGAAAGATTTGCAGGCCTGCACCGTGCCGCAATCGGCTTTCCAGAAGCAAGGTTCTTCTACCTAGGTACTCCAGCTTCAGCTGCATCAAAAGATGGAGCCAAGAAGGGAGAAGCACTGGCAAGGGCTCAGTTTCAGCAAGACCCATATGGTTGCTTGGGCAACTTATATAGGAAAAAGCTGAAGCGCGATCCTTTCCATCGGTCGGTTCCCTATCCTAATGGTTGTCCTGAATTGCAAGGTCTGTTTAGTTATTGTGGTCCACTTCCATACCCAGGCAAACTGCCCTGGTCTTAG